A window of Nocardia arthritidis genomic DNA:
CGGAATGCGCACGTAGGCAAGGCCGTTCGAAACGAATCCGCCCCGCCGACGAGTGTCGGTGGGGGCGGGAAACTTCGGGGATCGCTAGCTGGCGGCGGTGTCGGGGATGCGGCTGGCCTCGGGGCGGGAGCCGCTCGGCACACCCTTCTTGAGGCTGGCGGCGTATACGTCGACGTACTCCTGGCCGCCCATCTGCATCAGCTCGTACATCACCTCGTCGGTGACCGCGCGCTCGACGAAGCGGTTGCCGCCCATGCCCTCGTAACGCGAGAAGTCGATGGGCTCACCGAATTTCACGGTGACCCGGCGGCGGCGCCAGCGGAACGGTCCGGGCGGGCTCACCTCGTCGGTGCCGATGACCGCGACCGGGATGACCGGAACACCGGTCTCCAGTGCGAGCCGGGCCAGGCCGGTCTTGCCCTTGTACAGGCGGCCGTCGGGGGAGCGGGTGCCTTCCGGGTACAGCCCGACGAGGCGGCCCTCGTCGAGCAGTTTGCGGGCGGCGTTCAGCGCGTCCTCGGCCGCGTCGGCACCGCTGCGGTCGATCGGGTACTGGCCGGTGGCGCTGAAGAAGAACTTCTGCAAACGGCCCTTGATGCCCGGGGTGTTGAAGTATTCGGCCTTGGCCAGATAGTTGATCCGGCGCGGGCTCATCAGCGGCGCGAACAACCAGTCCGCGAACGAGAGATGATTACCAGCCATAATCGCCGGTCCGTCCGCCGGAATGTGCTCCACACCTTCGACCGTCGGCCGATTGTAGAGATGGATGAACGGTCCCAGCAGCACGAACTTCAGCAGCCAGTAGAACATGACGTCCTTCCCCCGGGACCGGGATCGAAGCGGGCACCTGCGTCTGAGGCGACTTTACCGCTGGTTCCAGATCACATCCAACCTCAGGGGCGTATCTCACCACACCCGTCACCGGGAGGAACGCGCGACCCGGACCCGTCCGTCGTCCGCGCCGATCGCGGTGGCCCGCGCCAACTCCGCCGCGCCGATCATGCCGGCGGCCTCGCCGAGCTGAGTGGTCCGGATCCGGGCCAGCGGCCGGTGTCCGGCGCCGGTCACCGATTTGGCGTAGTGCTCTCGCGCGTCGTCCAGGAACAGCGGTGCGGAACTGCTCACGCCGCCCGCGATGACGATCAGGTCCGGGTCGAAGATATCGCTGACGAACGCCAGGCCGAGGCCCAGCCAGCGCGCGAAATCGGCGAGCACCAGGCAGGCCAGCGGATCGCCGTCCTGCGCCGCACCGGCCACCCGGCGCCCGGTAAGCGAACCCGGATCGCGGAAAACGTCCTTGGCCAGCACCGAACGCACCGGATCGGTGGCCAGCATCTCGATCGCGGTATCGGCGAGTGCCGTTCCGCTGCAATACCTTTCCCAGCAGCCGCGCTTACCGCACGGGCAGGCGCGCCCGTCCGGCACCACCTGTAGGTGGCCGAGTTCCGGTGCGACGCCGTGTGTTCCGCGATACAGCTGGCCGCCGATGAGCAGCGCGGCGCCGATGCCGGTGCCGATCGCGACCAGCACGACATTGTGGCCGCCCGCCGCGGCGCCGAACCGGTACTCGGCCCAGGCGGCGGCGTTGGCGTCGTGCTCCAGGATCACCGGTAGCTCCAGCCGCTCGGTGAGCCGCCGCGCCACCGGCGCGTCCTTCCACGGCAGATGCGGTGCGAAGCGGACGGTGGACCGGTCGCCGTTGATGAATCCGGCGACCGCGAGGCCCACCGCGCCGATCGGATGCCTGCGGCACAGTTCACGGACCGCGCGATCCAGCGCGTCCTCGAGTGCGCGCGCCGAATGCGGGGTCGGCGCCTGTACGGTGTCGAGCACCTCGCCGTCGGCGTCGACCACCGAGGCGCGAATGTTGGTGCCGCCGACGTCGATTCCGACCGTCAACGGTGGGCCACCTGCCATGCGCCGCGTCATGCCTTGATCGTCACGGGAATGTGAACGTATCCGGTGCGGCGCGGTGTCTCGTTCGATTCGGTCACCGAATGATCATGGGGTGCACCCGTTTCGGGATCGAATTCGGGCGGCAGGATCGGCTCGACCGGCACGCCCGCCAGCGCCTCGCGCAGGATGGTGACGATCGCGGTGCCGTGTTCGGCGATGGCCGCGGCCACGTCGTGATGTTCGCCGCGCACCAGCGCGGCGGCCGCGCACACCGGACACCACGAGCAGCTCGACCATTCGGTCTGCCCGTCCGCCGCGCCGCGCCGCAGCACCGGCTCGACCCGCTCCAGCACGGCCTCGGCGAGCAGGCGCAATTCCTCGGCGAATTCGGTGAGCCCGTCGGCCTGCGTCGACCCGGTCATTTCGGCCACACCTCCGGATCGGGCAGGAAACGCACCGTGAGATAACCGCTGTCGAGTTCGGCGCCCTCGACCGTGCACCGCCGCAACACCGGAGCAAGGCGCACCCGGCGCCGCACACCGTCCGCTCCCACGATCAAATCGTCCTCCACTCGTCCCAGTCGCAGCGTTGCCGGATCGACAACGGGCAGATGCATCCGCAGCGTGTACACCGCCTGCGGGCCGGCGCCCGACTCCCATCGAACCACCGGTTCGCCGGAACTCGCGCCAACCCCCGCCGGATTGTCGCCCGCCGCCGGATCCGCGTCCAGCGCGTAGGAGAAGGCCGACAGCGATTGCAGCCCGACCGGCTCGGATCCGGTGTGCTGGGCGATGACCACCGGGACCGGTCCGGCCGCGATCTCCAGCTCCGCGACCACGAGCAGCTGTTCGGCGCGCCGGTTCAGATACCAGTCCACCGCGGGATGCGCGACCGGTTCGGCGGGCGGCAGCGGCGGCAGCACCTTGTTCACCACGATCGCGTCCAACCGCAGCCCGAGCAGCGCGGCCGCCGAACGCACCCGCTCCGATTCGGCGACCGTCACCCGCTCGGCGACGGTGACCAGGCGCGCCCCGGTCCTGGTGTGATCGGCGAGCAGATCGCGAACCTCGGTGACCGCCTTGACGATTCGCTCCACCGTCGCGGCGAGCACGGCCCGGCGCAGATCGGTGCCCGCGCCGCTCATGGCCCGTGCGTGCGGCGGCCACACCCGCTCCAGATAGCCGAGCAGGGTGTCCGGCGCGGTGATGATGCGCAACATATCCGCGGTCGGCGGGCAGTCGACGACCAGCAGATCCCATTCGTCGTCGGTGGCGAAACCGGTGAGCTCCACCAGCATCAGCAGTTCCTGCACACCGGGCAGCCCGGTCAGCTCGGCCGGATCGAGCGCGCCGAGATCGATGCCGTGATCGATGCCGTGATCGTGGCCCGCCCCGGACAGCATCCGCGTCACCTCGCGGAACCGGTCCTCCAGCAGCGCTAGCGAATCCACCTCGATCACATCGAGATTCGGCAACACATGCGCGATACCGGTGACGGCGCCCGGATCGTGCGGGAAGCGGAAGCCGAGCGCGTCACCCAGCGAATGCGCCTGATCGAGCGATGCGATGAGCACCCGGCTGCCCGACCTGGCCGCGGCCAGCGCGGTGGCACAGGCCAGCGTCGTCTTGCCCACCCCGCCTTTGCCGATGAAGAGTTCGACGCGGGTTCGCTGCGTGGTCAGCCTTCGACCCGTTTCTTCAGTTCCTTGAGCGCGGTATCGGTGATGACCTTCTCCGCCTTGCGTTTGAACATGCCGATCATCGGGATGTTCAGGTCGACGGTCAACTCGTAGATCACCTGGGTGGTGCCGTCGGGCTGATCGATCAGTTCGTAGGTGCCGTCCTGTGCCTTCTGCAATTCGCCCTCGAGCAGTGTCCAGCTGACCGCCTTGTCGTCGGCGCGCCAGCGATAGGACAGCACGTAGGTGTCCTTGACGACGCCCGCGTCCAATACGAAGCGTGCGGTGCGGGCCCGGCCGTCGGGTCCCTTCTCCAACACTTCCACCGATTTCGCGGCCGAAACCCATTCCGGGTAGGACGCCAGATCGGCGATGACGGACATCACCTGCTGCGACGGGGCCTCGATGATGATCGACCTCTGGGTCCTGTCGGCCATGGCGGGCGGTATTCCTTTCGGGCGCGATGCGGTCGGCGCTGGTTTCAGGAGGCGTGGTTCGGCGGGACGCCCGCCGGACGGCCCGCCTCCAGCCGGGCCTTCAGTTCGAACGACATGTTCTTACCCGCCACCCGGCGCGCGCGGTTCGCCGCGAGCAACTGGCGCGGCGAGAGCTGTTGCGCGTCCGCCGGTTCGGCGTGCAGGAAGTAGTGCAGGATCACCCCGTCCAGCGCGGGCTGCAACCAGACCTCCATGGTGCCGTCCAACGCGCCGGTGACGGTCCAGCGGATTCCCTTGTCGCCACGGTCCTCCCGCACGTCGAGGGTCAGATCCGGCCACCAGCGGCGCCAATTGTTCGGTCCCGCCAGCACATCGGCGACGGCGTTCCCCGGCGCGGCGACGAACGTCTGATCAGCGACCTGGATAGTGCTCACGACCGCGCCTCGCTGGCGCTCGGCTCCGTCATGAGCAACGCCGCTGTGTTCATGGTTCGCTCCCTCACGTCCGGAAGCGTAGTAGATCGCGCCCGATTCACCGCAGTAGTGTGCGCAGCCGGGCGCCGAGGTCGTCCCAGCGCCACTGCCGCTCGACCCAGGCCCGGCCCGCGGCGCCCATTTCGGCCGCCGCGTCGCGGTCGCTCAGAATGTCGATGATGGCCGCGGCGATCTGCGGAATCTTGCGGCCGTCCACCACCCGGCCGGTGCTGCCCTCGACAACGGTCTCCGGCGCGCCGCCGGAATTCCCGGCCACCACCGGCACACCCGTCGCGGACGCCTCGAGGTAGACGATGCCGAGCCCCTCCACGTCCAGTCCCGCGCCGCGGGTGCGGCACGGCATCGCGAAGACGTCGGCGATGGTGTGGTGGGCGGCCAGTTCGGCGGAGGCGACCCGTCCGGTGAACACCACGCTGTCGGCGACGCCCGCGGCGGCCGCGAGCGCGTGCAGCTTCTCCTCGTACGGTCCGCCGCCCGCGATCACCAGCACCGCGCCGTCCACCCGCGCGCGAATTTCGCGCATCGCCATGATCAGCGCGTCCTGCCCCTTGCGCGGCACCAGCCGGGACAGGCACAGGATGGTCGGGCGGTCGCCGAGGCCGTACCGGGTGCGCAGCTCCGCGCGGGCCGCCGGATCGGGCCGGAAGACATCCGGATCGACGCCGGGCGGCAGATATTCGAGTCCGGCGGCGGGCCCGAAGGCCGATGCGAACCGATTGCGCGTGTACTTGCTGACGTAGGTGACCACATCGGTGTTGTCGCCGATCGCCCGCAGCGCCTGCCGCGCGCCGGGCAGCATCGACCAGCCGACCTCGTGCCCGTGCGTGCTGGCCAGGATGCGGTCGGCGCCGGCCCGGCGCAGCATGGGGGACAGCAGCGCCAGCGGTGCGGCCGCGCCGAACCACACCGTGTCGCAGTTCTCGCCGCGCAGCAGGCGGGTGGCCCGGCGCAGCACCAGCGGGGTCGGCAGCATCAGCGTGGTGGGGTGGCGGACCACCTGGAACTTCTGTTTGGCGTCGAACTTCAGATGGCTGTCGCCACGCCAGCGCGGGGCGTAGACCACCAGATCATCGGGCGGCAGCTGCGTCGCAAGGGCGTGCAGATACGACTGGATACCGCCCGGCCGCGGCGGGAAATCGTTGGTAACCAGCAAAGTTCGGGCCATGGGCAACAAAATACTGTGTCGTTGCCCGCCGCCGCCGAGCGCAGTCACCCGGCGCGGGCGCGATCAGCCGATCTGTCGCCGCAACCAGGCGCGCCAGTCGTTCACGAAGTCGGCGCGGCCGACGCCGAACGCATCGCGCAGTATCCGGTCCTCGCCCGCGGCGTCGACCTTGGCGGCGGCCACCCGGCGATACAGGTCCACCAGCTTCGGCTGGTCGTATTTCTCGGCCACGTATTCGCTCACCGACCAGGCGCGCTCATAGGCGTAAGCGGCCTGCGCGCCGCCGAATTCGCGGTCGGTGGGCAGGTCCGCGGGGGTATCGCCATCGCGCAACCGCGCGGTGAGCGTCGGCGCGATATCGACGAAGCGATGCCCCTGCCCGTGCTGTGCGACGTAGTCGGCGAAACCCTCCAGCATCCACAGCGGCGCGCCGTCAGCGGTTTTCGCGCGGGCCGCGACATGGGTGAGCTCGTGCCGCAGCAGCGTGCGCAGACCCTCCGGCCCGACCCGGCGGCCGGATTCGGGGCTGAACACCACCCGCTGGCCCGTCGGCGTCGTGCCGGGTGCGAACGGATCGGCCACCGAGGCCGCGGCGATCTCGGTCGGCATATCCGCGCCGGCATGTACCAGCGCGGCGAATTCGGATGGATTCGATGCGACGACCACCACCGTCGACTGAGCCCAGTCGGTGCCCCACACCTGGGTGACGGCATCGGTCGCGGCGCCGAGTTCGCCCTCCAGGACGGTCATCTCGCCGTCCTGCTGCGCATGCCCGACGACGATCGACTCCTTGCCGTCGCCGGTGGGCACCCGCCGGGCGACCAGCGCGCCGAACGGTTCCATGGTCCGGCGCACCGCGGCCAGCCGTGGATCGTCCGATTTGGCCTGCGCATAGCTTTCGACCGAGGCGGCCTGCGCCGCATTGGGTTTCGGCAGCACCGAATTCGGCAGCAGGATCAGCGCGCCGCAGACACCGGTCAGCGCGGTCACCATGCCGACGGTCAGACAGAACTGAAACCGTCCGCGGGCCGAAAGCCAGGCGCGAAACCTACCCATAGCCCACTAGTATCGCCGAGCGGAATGGAACGGCGTCGAACCCAGTGGCGCGACCGCCACCGGAACGCCGAAGGTCGAGGCGTGCACCATCAGGCCGTTGCCCGCGTAGATGCCGACATGCGAAATGTCGGAGTAGAAGAAGACCAGGTCGCCGGGTTGTAGTTGATCCCGCGGCACCGGGGTGCCGAAATTGGCCTGCTGCGAACTGGTTCGGGGCACATCCTTGCCGACCTGCTTGTACGCCCACTGGACCAGACCCGAGCAGTCGAACTGGTTCGGGCCGGTGGCGCCCCAGACGTACGGGTCGCCGATGCGGGTGAGCGCGGCGGCCAGCGCGCTGGTGCCGCTGCCGGGCACCAGACCCTGCAGCAGGGTGTCGCGGTCGAAGCCGGGCGGGAACGGCGATCCGGCCAGCGTCGCCTTGTCCTGAGTGGACAGGCCGGTCCACGCCTGCACCACATTGGTGATCGCGGCGGATAGGTCGGTGCGCTTGCGTTCCAGATCGGCGCGCACCTCGTCGGCCTTGGCCGCGGCGGCCTTGGCGGCGTCGTCGGCGGTGCGGGCGATGTTCTCCGCGGCGGCCGCGGCGTCGGTGGCCTTCTTGTACTTGTCGACCTGATCGGCGGTTTGCGCGGAAAGCACGTCCAGCGTTGACATTTGGTCGAGCAGCTGCTGCGGGGAGTCGCTGAGCAGGACGGCGAAGAGTTTGTTGGTGCGTGCGCCCTGATAGGTCGCGATCGCGGTGCGGTCGATGACCGGCTGGTACTTGCGGACCTCGTCCTTGGCGAGTTCGACCGCCTTGGTGGCCGAGGCGAGTCTGCCGTCGGCGTCGCGCTGGATGGCGAGTTTGGCGTCGAGGTCGGCCTGCGCGTTGAGCATCTGCTGGTTGAGCTGCTCGGATTGCCGGGACAGGTCGATCATTCGCTGGATGGCGTCACTCGCGCTGGCCGGGGCGGGCATGGCCGCCGGATCGGCCCCGGCCGGACCGCCACCGTAGAGGGTCGTGGCCAGCACCCCGGCCGCGAACATCGCTCCCACCAGACGATTCCTGCGCTGTCTTCGGTGACTCGTCACGGCCTGCCGTGCCCCGTTCTCTCGTGTAGCGAATGCGACTCGAGTGCGAGGTTTGACAACCCCGCAACCCGGGAAGGTCTCAGTTAGGTTACGGAACAGCGTCGGTCCGTGTCCAGAGGACAACCGTTTCGAGACGAAGATCGGGCCGCGATAGCTCGCGGCCCGATCGGAGATGATGTCAGAAGCGGCGCGCGCCCGCGAACGGCATCGAGGAAATGGGCGAGACGTGCACCGGGCTGCCCGCGGTGGACGCGTGCACGACGTTGCCGTCGCCCGCGTACAGCGCGGAGTGGCTGCCGCCGTAGAACGAGACCAGGTCGCCGGGCTGCAGATCGTCCAGCGAGATGGGGGTGCCGGTGGCCAGCTGCTCGTCGCTGGTGCGGGGGAGTTCGCGACCCGCCTGGCGGTAAGACCACTGGACGAGGCCCGAGCAGTCGAAGGCGTTCGGGCCCGCGGCGCCGTAGACGTACGGCGCGCCGACCTTGGTCATCGCGGCGTCGAGCGCGATCTGGCCGAGCGACTTCTTGGGCGCGGCGAACGGCGGCGGGGTGCCGGGCAGTTCGATGCCCGGGATGCCCTGCGGGATCTGGATCTCGTTCGGCACCTCGAAGGTTCCGACGCCGGGGATGGTCACCGGCTGGGCCGACGCGGGGGCTGCCGGAAGCAGGAACGCGCCGAGGGTGGCAGCGCCGACAGCTCCGAACGCAACGACTCGCTGCGCCTGTCGCTTGACGGTGTTGGTCGCCATGATGCGGTACTTCCAATCTGCCCCGCGACGCCGCACCCGGTGGTGCGTCGGACTCCGCGAGGTCTCGAAAAGATTACGAACGCATCACGGTCATTTGTAAAGTCGCCGACTTGCGAAATGCCGATGGGCAACAAATTTGCACCGGATTAAATGCGAGATATCTCACAACAAATAACGAAACGATAACTCCGGGTAACGAGCGCGGGCATCGGGGCGGCAACCGGGGCGGCGCGCCGAGCGATCCGGGGCCCGCGAATGATCATCGCGTGCGATGTTTCCCCAGCTCGTATCGCGCGTCATTGATGCTACCGGCCAGTTGGAAGGTATCCGTCCAGTCTGTTTTGTCGAGGCGCCGCAGCGGGCCGCTGGCACCGCCGTACCGGAATCCGGCGCATCCGGAGAATTGATGCATTTTCGACAATGATGTGAGCTGCGTCACTTTTGACAATGGAAGATCATTTCACGGGCAACGCGCGGAGAAACTCGTCGAACGATCCGGACAATCGTGGTGGCTTTTCCGTCGCCCGGTACCTGTCGTACCCGCGGCCTACGCTGCACGCCGTGTCCGTCCCCCATTCGGCCCGTCAGATGGCCTTCGACGATCTCGACACGCCCCTCTACGACACCACCTTCGTGGTCGTCGACCTGGAGACCACCGGGACCAGCCCGGGCGCCGACGCCATCACCGAGATCGGCGCCGTCAAGGTGCGCGGCGGCGAGGTGCTCGGCGAATTCGCCACCCTGGTGAACCCGGGACGGGCGATCCCGCCCGCGGTCGTGCACGTCACCGGCATCACCACCGCCATGGTGTGCGCGGCCCCGCGCATCGAGGCGGTGCTGCCCGGATTCCTGGAGTTCGCGTCCGGTGCGGTGCTCGTCGCGCACAACGCCCGCTTCGATATGGCCTTCCTGCGCGCCGCCGCGGCAGGCATGGATGCCGCATGGCCGAATCCGCAGGTGCTGTGCACCGTGAAGCTGGCCCGGCGGGTACTCGGCCGGGACGAGGCCCCGACGGTGCGGCTCGGCGTGCTGGCCAGGGTGCTCGGCGCGGCCACCCAGCCGACGCACCGCGCGCTCGACGACGCCAGGGCGACGGTCGACGTACTGCACGCGCTCATCGCGCGCGTCGGCAATCAGGGCGTGCACAGCCTGACCGAACTGCTCGACTATCTGCCCGGCGTCACCTCCGGCCAGCGCGCCAAACGTGTTTTCGCACAGGATCTGCCGAGCGCGCCCGGCGTCTACCTGTTCCGAGGTCCGGCGGACGAGGTCCTCTACATCGGCACCGCGGTGAACCTGCGCCGCCGAGTGCGCAACTACTTCACCGGATCCGAGACCAGGGGCCGGATGAAGGAGATGGTCGCCCTGGCCACCCGCGTCGACCATGTGGTCTGCGCACACGGGCTGGAGGCGGGGGTGCGTGAGCTGCGCCTGCTCGTCGCGCATGCCCCGCCGTACAACCGCCGCTCCAAATTTCCCAAGCGCGGCTGGTGGATCACGCTCACCGAGGAGGCGTTCCCGCGCTTCGCCATCGTCCGCGGCCCGACCCGGGATGCCGTCGGGCCCTTCCCGTCCCGGCTGGACGCCACCGAAATCGCCGTCGTCATCGCCGAATTCACCGGGCTGCGGACCTGCACCACCCGCCTGCCCCGCGGCGGGCGACACGTCTGCCCGCCCGCGGTGGTCGGCGGCTGCCCGGCCGCGTCACCCACCGCTATTAATAGGGAGACATACGCGCCGGCGCCCGCGCTGGTCCGTGCCCTGTTCGCCGGACGATCCGACGCGCCGCTGCGAGCCATGTTCGACCGCATCGAAACCCACTCGCGGGCCGAGCATTTCGAGGCGGCCGCCCGGCTGCGCGACCGCACCGCCGCCGTCGTCCGTGCCCTGTACCGCACCCAGCGACTCGCCGCGCTCGCCCGCATCGCCGAACTGATCGTCGCGCACCCGGACGGCGCGCGGGGCTGGGAGTTCTCCGTGATCCGATACGGACGGCTGGCGGGCGCTGGCGTCGCGCCGCGCGGCGTCCCGCCGATGGCCGTCGTCGAACAGATCGTCGCCGCGGCGGAAACGGTTGTCCCGGAAGGAGAGACATCGCTGCCCGATCTCGCGAGCGATCCGCCGGTGCGGACGGACTCGGCGACCGAGGATGCCTTCCGTCGTCGCGATGACGACAAGGGCCCCATAGATATAGGCCCTATAGATAAGGACGCGATAGATAACGCTCCACCCTTGCGCGGCGCGTCGCCGGAGGAGGTCGGCCTGATCGCCCGCTGGTTGACGAAGCCCGGAGTGCGGATCGTCCGGACCAGCGAGGGCTATCGCGAGCCGATCTTCGGTGCGGCCCGGTGGCTCGGCTGGGCGGAGGTGGCGGCGCGGGCGCGATCGGGGGAGGCCGAATATCTCGACCATTAGGCTGACACCCATGATTACCGCGATCGTCCTGATCCACGTCGAGAGTGCCCGCATCCCGGAGACCGCCCAGGAGGTCGCCGACACCGAGGGCGTCGCCGAGGTCTACTCCTGCGCCGGCGATGTCGATCTGATCGCGATCGTGCGGGTCCGCGACCATGCGGAGATCGCCGAGGTGGTGACCAACCGGATCGATCGGGTGAAGGGCGTTGTCCGCACCACCACCCACATCGCGTTCAAATCGTATTCACGATCGGATGTGGAGGCCGGATTCTCGTTGGGCGAGTGAACGATTCGGCCGCGGCGAACCCCTCCGGCCGCCGCGGCCGAGCGTTCAACCGCCGATCACCACCGATTTGCCGGTATAGCTGCCGGACGAACCGGCGGTGAGGATGCCGCTCGCGGAGCCGCCGCACTGACCGGTCGGATAGATGGTGATCACGCTGCCGGTGTCGTTCTGCATGAAATGCGTGCCGCCGCCGAGCAGAATGCATCCGGACGGGTCCGAATAGGTCACGCCGTCGATGATCAGATTTCCCTGAGCGGCCGCCGCGGCCGGTGCGCCGAGCACGATAGCGGCGAATACCGCTGGAAGGATCGGGATTCCGTACATCGCCGAGGAAGCCATCAGCCGACGAGCGCCGATTTGGCGGTGTATGAACCGGAATCGCCGGGGGAGAGGATG
This region includes:
- a CDS encoding lysophospholipid acyltransferase family protein; this encodes MFYWLLKFVLLGPFIHLYNRPTVEGVEHIPADGPAIMAGNHLSFADWLFAPLMSPRRINYLAKAEYFNTPGIKGRLQKFFFSATGQYPIDRSGADAAEDALNAARKLLDEGRLVGLYPEGTRSPDGRLYKGKTGLARLALETGVPVIPVAVIGTDEVSPPGPFRWRRRRVTVKFGEPIDFSRYEGMGGNRFVERAVTDEVMYELMQMGGQEYVDVYAASLKKGVPSGSRPEASRIPDTAAS
- a CDS encoding ROK family protein; its protein translation is MTRRMAGGPPLTVGIDVGGTNIRASVVDADGEVLDTVQAPTPHSARALEDALDRAVRELCRRHPIGAVGLAVAGFINGDRSTVRFAPHLPWKDAPVARRLTERLELPVILEHDANAAAWAEYRFGAAAGGHNVVLVAIGTGIGAALLIGGQLYRGTHGVAPELGHLQVVPDGRACPCGKRGCWERYCSGTALADTAIEMLATDPVRSVLAKDVFRDPGSLTGRRVAGAAQDGDPLACLVLADFARWLGLGLAFVSDIFDPDLIVIAGGVSSSAPLFLDDAREHYAKSVTGAGHRPLARIRTTQLGEAAGMIGAAELARATAIGADDGRVRVARSSR
- a CDS encoding ArsA family ATPase, whose product is MTTQRTRVELFIGKGGVGKTTLACATALAAARSGSRVLIASLDQAHSLGDALGFRFPHDPGAVTGIAHVLPNLDVIEVDSLALLEDRFREVTRMLSGAGHDHGIDHGIDLGALDPAELTGLPGVQELLMLVELTGFATDDEWDLLVVDCPPTADMLRIITAPDTLLGYLERVWPPHARAMSGAGTDLRRAVLAATVERIVKAVTEVRDLLADHTRTGARLVTVAERVTVAESERVRSAAALLGLRLDAIVVNKVLPPLPPAEPVAHPAVDWYLNRRAEQLLVVAELEIAAGPVPVVIAQHTGSEPVGLQSLSAFSYALDADPAAGDNPAGVGASSGEPVVRWESGAGPQAVYTLRMHLPVVDPATLRLGRVEDDLIVGADGVRRRVRLAPVLRRCTVEGAELDSGYLTVRFLPDPEVWPK
- a CDS encoding SRPBCC family protein, producing the protein MADRTQRSIIIEAPSQQVMSVIADLASYPEWVSAAKSVEVLEKGPDGRARTARFVLDAGVVKDTYVLSYRWRADDKAVSWTLLEGELQKAQDGTYELIDQPDGTTQVIYELTVDLNIPMIGMFKRKAEKVITDTALKELKKRVEG
- a CDS encoding polyketide cyclase / dehydrase and lipid transport, which produces MSTIQVADQTFVAAPGNAVADVLAGPNNWRRWWPDLTLDVREDRGDKGIRWTVTGALDGTMEVWLQPALDGVILHYFLHAEPADAQQLSPRQLLAANRARRVAGKNMSFELKARLEAGRPAGVPPNHAS
- a CDS encoding glycosyltransferase family 4 protein — encoded protein: MARTLLVTNDFPPRPGGIQSYLHALATQLPPDDLVVYAPRWRGDSHLKFDAKQKFQVVRHPTTLMLPTPLVLRRATRLLRGENCDTVWFGAAAPLALLSPMLRRAGADRILASTHGHEVGWSMLPGARQALRAIGDNTDVVTYVSKYTRNRFASAFGPAAGLEYLPPGVDPDVFRPDPAARAELRTRYGLGDRPTILCLSRLVPRKGQDALIMAMREIRARVDGAVLVIAGGGPYEEKLHALAAAAGVADSVVFTGRVASAELAAHHTIADVFAMPCRTRGAGLDVEGLGIVYLEASATGVPVVAGNSGGAPETVVEGSTGRVVDGRKIPQIAAAIIDILSDRDAAAEMGAAGRAWVERQWRWDDLGARLRTLLR
- a CDS encoding C40 family peptidase, whose amino-acid sequence is MFAAGVLATTLYGGGPAGADPAAMPAPASASDAIQRMIDLSRQSEQLNQQMLNAQADLDAKLAIQRDADGRLASATKAVELAKDEVRKYQPVIDRTAIATYQGARTNKLFAVLLSDSPQQLLDQMSTLDVLSAQTADQVDKYKKATDAAAAAENIARTADDAAKAAAAKADEVRADLERKRTDLSAAITNVVQAWTGLSTQDKATLAGSPFPPGFDRDTLLQGLVPGSGTSALAAALTRIGDPYVWGATGPNQFDCSGLVQWAYKQVGKDVPRTSSQQANFGTPVPRDQLQPGDLVFFYSDISHVGIYAGNGLMVHASTFGVPVAVAPLGSTPFHSARRY
- a CDS encoding C40 family peptidase, coding for MATNTVKRQAQRVVAFGAVGAATLGAFLLPAAPASAQPVTIPGVGTFEVPNEIQIPQGIPGIELPGTPPPFAAPKKSLGQIALDAAMTKVGAPYVYGAAGPNAFDCSGLVQWSYRQAGRELPRTSDEQLATGTPISLDDLQPGDLVSFYGGSHSALYAGDGNVVHASTAGSPVHVSPISSMPFAGARRF
- a CDS encoding DEDD exonuclease domain-containing protein; the protein is MSVPHSARQMAFDDLDTPLYDTTFVVVDLETTGTSPGADAITEIGAVKVRGGEVLGEFATLVNPGRAIPPAVVHVTGITTAMVCAAPRIEAVLPGFLEFASGAVLVAHNARFDMAFLRAAAAGMDAAWPNPQVLCTVKLARRVLGRDEAPTVRLGVLARVLGAATQPTHRALDDARATVDVLHALIARVGNQGVHSLTELLDYLPGVTSGQRAKRVFAQDLPSAPGVYLFRGPADEVLYIGTAVNLRRRVRNYFTGSETRGRMKEMVALATRVDHVVCAHGLEAGVRELRLLVAHAPPYNRRSKFPKRGWWITLTEEAFPRFAIVRGPTRDAVGPFPSRLDATEIAVVIAEFTGLRTCTTRLPRGGRHVCPPAVVGGCPAASPTAINRETYAPAPALVRALFAGRSDAPLRAMFDRIETHSRAEHFEAAARLRDRTAAVVRALYRTQRLAALARIAELIVAHPDGARGWEFSVIRYGRLAGAGVAPRGVPPMAVVEQIVAAAETVVPEGETSLPDLASDPPVRTDSATEDAFRRRDDDKGPIDIGPIDKDAIDNAPPLRGASPEEVGLIARWLTKPGVRIVRTSEGYREPIFGAARWLGWAEVAARARSGEAEYLDH
- a CDS encoding Lrp/AsnC family transcriptional regulator, which produces MITAIVLIHVESARIPETAQEVADTEGVAEVYSCAGDVDLIAIVRVRDHAEIAEVVTNRIDRVKGVVRTTTHIAFKSYSRSDVEAGFSLGE